One window from the genome of Manis pentadactyla isolate mManPen7 chromosome 15, mManPen7.hap1, whole genome shotgun sequence encodes:
- the TSHZ3 gene encoding teashirt homolog 3, which produces MPRRKQQAPRRAAAYVSDELKAAALVDEDADAEEGAADGEPAAKYACAETELGRTCPSCQNSPAAELSGHDMDSESHISETSDRMADFESGSVKNEEEAKEAALPPEDPAASDSLEQMKAVYNSFLSSSYWSGLQLGPRQAPSGDGGSSSGSSSSGSSSDWHRSAVARSLQQAPPGRALPEPGLFSTVQLYRQSSRLYGSIFTGASKFRCKDCSAAYDTLVELTVHMNETGHYRDDNHDADHKNPRRWSKPRKRSLLEMEGKEDAQKVLKCMYCGHSFESLQDLSVHMIKTKHYQKVPLKEPVTPVAAKIVPATRKKASLELELPSSPDSTGGTPKAAVSDSNDVLQKNCNPYITPNNRYGHQNGASYAWHFEARKSQILKCMECGSSHDTLQELTAHMMVTGHFIKVTNSAMKKGKPIMETPVTPTITTLLDEKVQSVPLAATTFTSPSSTPVSVSPKLNVEVKKEVDKEKVATDEKPKEKEKPCEEEEKYDISSKYHYLTENDLEESPKGGLDILKSLENTVTSAINKAQNGTPSWGGYPSIHAAYQLPNMMKLSLGSSGKSTPLKPVFGNSEIVSPTKNQTLISPPSSQTSPMPKTNFHAMEELVKKVTEKVAKVEEKMKEPEGKLSPPKRATPSPCSSEVSEPIKMEASSDVGFKSQEDSPSPQRDGCKEGSPPAEPAENGKELVKPMTGSLSSTAIITDHPPEQPFVNPLSALQSVMNIHLGKAAKPSLPALDPMSMLFKMSNSLAEKAAVATPPPLQSKKVDHLDRYFYHVSNDQPIDLTKGKSDKGCSLGSVLLSPTSASPATSSPTVTTAKTSAVVSFMSNSPLRENALSDISDMLKNLTESHTSKSSTPSSISEKSDIDGATLEDAEEATPAQKRKGRQSNWNPQHLLILQAQFAASLRQTSEGKYIMSDLSPQERMHISRFTGLSMTTISHWLANVKYQLRRTGGTKFLKNLDTGHPVFFCNDCASQIRTPSTYISHLESHLGFRLRDLSKLSTEQINNQIAQTKSPSEKLVTSSPEEDLGTSYQCKLCNRTFASKHAVKLHLSKTHGKSPEDHLLYVSELEKQ; this is translated from the coding sequence CCTACGTTTCCGACGAGCTGAAGGCCGCCGCCCTGGTGGACGAGGACGCAGACGCCGAGGAGGGCGCCGCGGACGGGGAGCCGGCGGCCAAGTACGCATGCGCCGAGACGGAGCTCGGCAGGACCTGCCCCAGCTGCCAGAACTCCCCAGCCGCTGAGCTTTCGGGCCACGACATGGACAGCGAGTCGCACATCAGCGAGACCAGTGACCGGATGGCCGACTTCGAAAGCGGCTCCGTCAAGAACGAGGAGGAGGCCAAGGAGGCGGCGCTGCCGCCGGAGGACCCAGCCGCCTCGGACAGCCTGGAGCAGATGAAGGCCGTGTACAACAGCTTCCTGTCCAGCTCATACTGGTCCGGCCTGCAGCTCGGCCCGCGCCAGGCGCCGTCGGGGGACGGCGGCAGCAGCAGCGGGAGCAGCAGCAGCGGGAGCTCATCCGACTGGCACCGCAGCGCCGTGGCCCGCAGCCTGCAGCAGGCGCCGCCCGGCCGCGCGCTGCCCGAGCCCGGCCTCTTCAGCACGGTGCAGCTGTACCGCCAGAGCAGCCGGCTCTACGGCTCCATCTTCACCGGCGCCAGCAAGTTCCGCTGCAAGGACTGCAGCGCCGCCTACGACACGCTGGTGGAGCTCACGGTGCACATGAACGAGACGGGGCACTACCGCGACGACAACCACGACGCCGACCACAAGAACCCGCGGCGCTGGTCCAAGCCGCGCAAGCGCTCCCTGCTGGAAATGGAGGGCAAGGAAGACGCCCAGAAGGTGCTCAAGTGCATGTACTGCGGCCACTCGTTCGAGTCCCTCCAGGACCTGAGTGTCCacatgattaaaacaaaacactaccaaaaagtGCCTCTGAAGGAGCCTGTCACCCCTGTCGCAGCCAAAATCGTTCCTGCCACCCGGAAGAAGGCTTCGCTGGAGCTGGAGCTCCCCAGCTCCCCGGATTCCACAGGCGGAACCCCCAAGGCTGCGGTGTCAGACTCGAATGATGTGCTTCAGAAGAACTGCAACCCTTACATCACGCCAAATAACCGGTACGGCCACCAGAACGGAGCCAGCTACGCGTGGCACTTTGAGGCCCGGAAGTCCCAGATCCTGAAGTGCATGGAGTGCGGCAGCTCCCACGACACGTTGCAGGAGCTCACGGCCCACATGATGGTCACCGGCCACTTCATCAAGGTCACGAATTCGGCCATGAAGAAGGGGAAGCCCATCATGGAGACACCTGTCACGCCCACCATCACAACCCTGCTGGACGAGAAGGTGCAGTCGGTGCCCCTGGCTGCCACCACCTTCACGTCCCCCTCCAGTACGCCTGTGAGCGTGTCCCCAAAACTCAACGTGGAGGTCAAGAAGGAAGTTGACAAGGAGAAAGTGGCCACAGATGAGAAACCTAAAGAGAAGGAGAAACCCTGCGAGGAAGAGGAAAAGTATGACATCTCTTCCAAGTACCACTATTTGACTGAGAATGACCTGGAAGAGAGTCCCAAGGGGGGATTAGATATCCTGAAATCCCTAGAAAACACAGTGACGTCAGCAATCAACAAGGCCCAGAACGGCACTCCCAGCTGGGGGGGCTACCCCAGCATCCATGCTGCCTACCAGCTTCCCAACATGATGAAGTTATCTCTGGGCTCATCAGGAAAGAGCACACCCCTGAAACCCGTGTTTGGCAATAGCGAGATTGTGTCTCCCACAAAAAACCAGACCCTGATTTCTCCACCCAGCAGCCAGACCTCACCCATGCCCAAGACAAACTTTCATGCCATGGAGGAGCTGGTGAAAAAAGTCACCGAGAAAGTTGCCAAAGttgaagagaaaatgaaggagCCAGAGGGCAAGCTTTCTCCGCCGAAGCGAGCCACTCCCTCCCCGTGCAGCAGTGAGGTCAGCGAGCCCATCAAGATGGAGGCATCCAGCGATGTGGGCTTCAAAAGCCAGGAGgacagccccagcccccagcggGATGGGTGCAAGGAGGGCAGCCCCCCAGCAGAGCCCGCAGAGAATGGCAAGGAGCTGGTGAAGCCCATGACCGGCAGCCTGAGCAGCACAGCCATAATCACCGACCACCCGCCTGAACAGCCTTTTGTGAACCCTTTGAGTGCCCTCCAGTCAGTCATGAACATTCACCTGGGCAAAGCTGCCAAGCCCTCCCTGCCCGCCCTTGACCCCATGAGCATGCTTTTCAAGATGAGCAATAGCCTGGCTGAGAAGGCAGCTGTGGCCACCCCTCCGCCCCTACAGTCCAAGAAGGTGGACCACCTCGACCGCTATTTCTACCATGTCAGCAACGACCAGCCCATAGACTTGACGAAAGGAAAGAGTGACAAAGGCTGCTCTTTGGGTTCAGTGCTTTTGTCACCCACGTCCGCATCCCCAGCAACCTCCTCACCCACAGTGACAACCGCAAAGACATCTGCCGTTGTATCGTTCATGTCAAACTCGCCGCTACGCGAGAATGCCTTGTCAGATATATCTGATATGCTGAAGAACTTGACAGAGAGCCACACATCAAAGTCCTCCACTCCTTCCAGCATCTCCGAGAAGTCTGACATTGACGGGGCTACCCTGGAGGATGCCGAGGAGGCGACTCCCGCGCAGAAGAGGAAGGGCCGCCAGTCAAACTGGAACCCCCAGCACCTTCTGATCCTCCAGGCCCAGTTTGCCGCCAGCCTCCGCCAGACCTCTGAGGGGAAGTACATCATGTCAGACCTGAGCCCCCAGGAGCGCATGCACATCTCAAGGTTCACGGGGCTTTCCATGACCACCATCAGCCACTGGCTGGCCAACGTGAAATACCAGCTTCGAAGGACAGGTGGAacaaagttcctcaaaaatttggACACAGGCCACCCCGTGTTCTTTTGTAATGACTGTGCATCTCAAATCAGGACTCCTTCCACGTACATCAGTCACCTAGAGTCACACCTGGGCTTCCGGCTACGGGACTTGTCCAAATTGTCCACCGAACAGATTAACAATCAAATAGCACAAACCAAGTCGCCATCAGAAAAATTGGTGACATCCTCCCCAGAGGAGGATCTGGGGACCTCCTACCAGTGCAAACTTTGCAATCGGACCTTTGCGAGCAAGCATGCAGTTAAACTTCACCTTAGCAAAACACACGGGAAATCCCCAGAAGACCACCTTCTGTATGTTTCTGAGCTAGAGAAGCAGTAG